In Sideroxyarcus emersonii, one DNA window encodes the following:
- a CDS encoding cytochrome c, producing the protein MFTRIQAVLCSLMLCLPACADAVPLPAVPELQRRMAAAPIEVEVVEPQPVAAGERPHVVYLGYPVAKVLRLILGAGWKTAGASVEFRALDGYVSHVPVERFDRYPAYLVFAKKDTREFRLDNLVPHGQGVSLAPYYLVWDNIRHPELLKEGDTYWPYQVHEIALLPAAGVAGEMSPDALDLEKYCLSCHRVNGRGSSKVPQDLALQTKALGEARFLAWVLAPTSVKPDTGMPAIAGGMAEADRRALAGRLFRYLNALPRQ; encoded by the coding sequence ATGTTTACCAGAATCCAGGCAGTGCTGTGCTCGCTCATGCTGTGCTTGCCGGCTTGCGCCGATGCCGTCCCGTTGCCGGCGGTGCCCGAACTGCAACGGCGGATGGCGGCAGCACCGATCGAGGTGGAGGTGGTCGAGCCGCAGCCGGTGGCGGCAGGGGAGCGACCGCATGTCGTTTACCTAGGGTATCCCGTGGCAAAGGTGTTGCGACTGATACTCGGCGCGGGCTGGAAGACTGCGGGTGCCAGTGTCGAATTCAGGGCGCTGGATGGCTATGTTTCGCATGTCCCGGTCGAACGTTTCGATCGATATCCGGCTTACCTGGTTTTCGCGAAAAAGGATACGCGCGAGTTCAGGCTGGACAATCTTGTGCCGCATGGGCAGGGCGTCTCGCTCGCGCCCTATTATCTGGTGTGGGACAACATCCGCCATCCGGAACTGCTCAAGGAAGGCGATACCTACTGGCCATACCAGGTGCACGAGATTGCGCTGCTGCCGGCGGCGGGTGTCGCCGGCGAGATGTCCCCCGACGCGCTTGATCTGGAAAAATATTGCCTCAGCTGTCACCGGGTGAATGGCCGCGGAAGCAGCAAGGTGCCGCAGGACCTGGCGTTGCAGACCAAGGCTCTGGGAGAAGCGAGGTTCCTTGCCTGGGTGCTGGCGCCGACATCGGTCAAACCCGATACGGGGATGCCGGCCATCGCCGGAGGCATGGCGGAAGCAGATCGCCGTGCATTGGCCGGGAGGCTGTTCCGCTATCTGAATGCCTTGCCGCGGCAATAG
- a CDS encoding nitric oxide reductase activation protein NorD, producing the protein MNSLIHRYSRKLQDYLARAPRQAAGDLPQAQQTRLGDVQRRIAIYLRGLWDRDFVIKPLAGDAEKRAAQTPRIENGEIHLPAAYADLPLEGAATPVPGLELFRAAAAHAAAHIVYTQHPFAAKSLDKWQRATVAAIEDARVEALAIRRFPGLKKLWIRQHTITPAHGRTAEDYLDRLARALLDDAYRDDDPWIAQGRELFKAAADLQDARLAWDIGIALAPALRDKKLKFKLPAGMHGAPYRDDNRSIWMETRLAADKAPVAPTTIFESELFSIWEFARFGSGRKKRSRLTFYNPEFLEAQEDQPGTGEAGEDNAALESDDEGRKILASLSDAAGNEQEATYSYSEWNFRSQLETESWVTVREKNLDSGDLQIIDDIIERHYHLLARMKALLNAIRYGGMHRIRKLEEGDDIDINAAIRAQVDLRLGVQPDPRIMMRSLRKTRDISVLLLLDLSDSTNEKVQGQEHTVLQLTQQVCALFADAIETVGDPFAIHGFCSESRHNVEYYRLKDFDQPYDDVPKARIAGMTGQRATRMGAAIRHASYHLNRQQSRKKLLILITDGAPDDVDVRGEEYLLSDTKKAVEGASRSGIKTFCISLDHSADRYVARIFGARNYMVVDHVRHLPEKMLMLYAGLTR; encoded by the coding sequence ATGAACTCCTTGATCCATCGCTATTCACGCAAGCTGCAGGACTACCTTGCGCGCGCGCCGCGGCAGGCGGCGGGCGACTTGCCGCAGGCACAGCAAACCAGGCTCGGCGATGTCCAGCGGCGCATCGCCATCTATCTGCGCGGCTTATGGGATCGGGATTTCGTCATCAAGCCGCTCGCTGGCGACGCGGAGAAACGCGCAGCACAGACACCCCGCATCGAGAATGGCGAGATTCATCTGCCCGCAGCCTATGCCGACCTGCCGCTGGAAGGGGCCGCCACGCCGGTCCCCGGGCTGGAGCTGTTTCGCGCCGCCGCCGCGCATGCGGCGGCGCACATCGTCTACACGCAGCATCCCTTCGCGGCAAAGTCGCTCGACAAGTGGCAAAGAGCGACAGTCGCGGCGATCGAGGATGCACGCGTGGAGGCGCTGGCAATACGCCGCTTTCCCGGCCTGAAGAAGCTCTGGATACGGCAGCACACGATCACCCCCGCGCATGGCCGGACTGCGGAAGACTATCTCGACCGCCTCGCGCGCGCATTGCTGGATGATGCCTATCGGGATGACGATCCGTGGATCGCCCAGGGGCGCGAGCTGTTCAAGGCTGCAGCCGATCTGCAGGACGCTCGCCTGGCCTGGGACATCGGCATCGCGCTGGCACCTGCGCTGCGCGACAAGAAGCTCAAATTCAAGCTGCCGGCGGGCATGCATGGCGCGCCCTACCGCGACGACAACCGCAGTATCTGGATGGAGACCCGGCTTGCTGCGGACAAGGCGCCGGTCGCCCCCACCACCATCTTCGAATCCGAACTGTTCTCCATCTGGGAATTCGCCAGATTCGGTTCGGGCAGAAAGAAGCGGTCACGCCTGACCTTCTACAACCCTGAATTTCTCGAGGCGCAGGAGGACCAGCCCGGCACCGGCGAAGCCGGCGAAGACAATGCGGCACTGGAATCCGACGACGAGGGCAGGAAAATTCTGGCCTCGCTGTCCGATGCCGCCGGGAATGAGCAGGAAGCGACCTACTCCTATTCCGAATGGAATTTCCGCAGCCAGCTCGAGACCGAGTCGTGGGTGACGGTGCGGGAAAAGAACCTCGACTCCGGCGACCTGCAGATCATCGACGACATCATCGAGCGGCACTACCACCTGCTGGCGCGCATGAAAGCGCTGCTCAACGCCATCCGCTACGGCGGCATGCACCGCATCCGCAAGCTGGAGGAAGGCGACGACATCGACATCAACGCCGCCATCCGCGCCCAGGTCGACCTCAGGCTGGGCGTGCAGCCCGATCCGCGCATCATGATGCGCTCGCTGCGGAAGACGCGCGATATCTCGGTCCTGTTGCTGCTGGACCTGTCCGATTCGACGAACGAAAAAGTCCAGGGCCAGGAACACACCGTGCTGCAGCTGACCCAGCAGGTGTGCGCACTGTTTGCGGACGCCATCGAGACCGTCGGCGACCCGTTCGCCATCCACGGTTTCTGCTCCGAAAGCCGGCACAATGTCGAATACTATCGGTTGAAGGATTTCGATCAGCCATACGACGACGTCCCCAAGGCCAGGATCGCCGGCATGACCGGGCAGCGCGCCACCCGCATGGGCGCAGCGATACGTCATGCCTCCTATCATCTGAACCGGCAGCAGTCGCGCAAAAAGCTCCTGATACTCATCACCGACGGCGCGCCGGACGATGTCGATGTGCGCGGCGAGGAATACCTGCTCAGCGACACCAAGAAGGCGGTAGAAGGTGCCAGCCGCTCGGGCATCAAGACCTTCTGCATCAGCCTGGACCACAGTGCCGACCGCTATGTAGCGCGGATCTTCGGCGCCCGGAACTACATGGTGGTCGACCATGTCAGGCACCTGCCCGAAAAAATGCTGATGCTGTATGCCGGGCTAACCCGTTAA
- a CDS encoding CbbQ/NirQ/NorQ/GpvN family protein, with amino-acid sequence MKDLISQYRIEKEPYYRAVSDEVAVYDAAYSVRMPMMLKGPTGCGKTRFIEYMAWKLQKPLITVACNEDMTASDLVGRFLLDATGTRWQDGPLTIAARFGAICYLDEVVEARQDTTVVIHPLTDNRRVLPLEKTGELVNAHPDFQLVISYNPGYQSVMKDLKQSTKQRFGALDFNYPEHAIEEEIVSHETGVSREVAGKLVSIAKMARNLKGHGLDEGISTRMLIYAGSLIAKGVETSKACRVALVSPITDDPDMRNALDAAVTTFFG; translated from the coding sequence ATGAAAGATTTGATCAGCCAGTATCGCATCGAAAAGGAACCCTATTATCGCGCCGTATCCGACGAGGTCGCCGTCTACGACGCGGCCTATTCGGTGCGCATGCCGATGATGCTCAAGGGACCGACCGGTTGCGGCAAGACGCGCTTCATCGAATACATGGCCTGGAAGCTGCAGAAGCCGCTGATTACCGTCGCCTGCAATGAAGACATGACCGCCTCCGACCTGGTCGGCCGCTTCCTGCTGGATGCCACGGGTACGCGCTGGCAGGATGGGCCGCTCACCATCGCCGCCCGCTTCGGCGCGATCTGCTATCTCGACGAGGTCGTCGAGGCGCGCCAGGATACGACCGTGGTGATCCATCCGCTCACCGATAACCGCAGGGTTCTGCCGCTGGAGAAGACCGGCGAACTGGTGAACGCACATCCGGATTTCCAGCTGGTGATCTCCTACAATCCCGGCTACCAGAGCGTGATGAAGGATCTCAAACAGTCCACCAAGCAGCGCTTCGGCGCCCTCGACTTCAACTACCCGGAGCACGCGATCGAGGAAGAGATCGTTTCCCACGAAACGGGCGTGTCCCGCGAAGTGGCGGGCAAGCTGGTCTCGATCGCCAAAATGGCGCGCAACCTCAAGGGACACGGACTGGACGAGGGCATCTCCACCAGGATGCTGATCTATGCAGGCAGCCTGATCGCCAAGGGCGTGGAGACGAGCAAGGCTTGCCGCGTCGCGCTGGTCTCCCCGATCACCGACGACCCGGACATGCGCAACGCACTCGATGCGGCGGTAACCACCTTCTTTGGGTAA
- a CDS encoding thioesterase family protein: MKDTLKPGIRYEHKFLVPSSKTVPALYPEAEEFLAMPEVFATGFMVGFLEWACIKCINPHIDWPAEQTVGTHINVSHQAATPPGLEVTASVTLVEVDGRRLVFEVQAHDGVEVISKGLHERFVINRAKFDAKVGSKLRPAGT, from the coding sequence ATGAAAGACACTCTGAAACCCGGCATCCGATACGAGCACAAGTTCCTCGTCCCCTCGTCGAAGACCGTTCCGGCGCTATACCCGGAAGCCGAAGAATTCCTCGCCATGCCCGAGGTGTTCGCCACCGGCTTCATGGTCGGCTTCCTCGAATGGGCCTGCATCAAATGCATCAACCCGCACATCGACTGGCCGGCCGAACAGACCGTCGGCACGCACATCAATGTCAGCCATCAGGCGGCCACCCCGCCCGGCCTTGAAGTCACCGCCAGCGTCACGCTGGTCGAAGTGGACGGCCGGCGGCTGGTATTCGAAGTGCAAGCGCACGACGGTGTGGAAGTGATCTCCAAAGGACTGCATGAACGCTTCGTCATCAACCGGGCCAAGTTCGATGCCAAGGTGGGAAGCAAGCTGAGGCCGGCCGGAACCTGA
- a CDS encoding bifunctional (p)ppGpp synthetase/guanosine-3',5'-bis(diphosphate) 3'-pyrophosphohydrolase: protein MPQADADTLLQEVSAYLKPQDVAQIEAALAFSRTAHQGQLRQSGDPYVTHPIAVARILTPLHLDTQAIIAALLHDVAEDTSVTIEQIGEQFGKPVAELVDGLSKLDKLQFETKEDAQAENFRKMLMAMARDVRVILIKLADRLHNMRTLDSVSREKSERIARETMDIYAPIANRLGLNTLYQELEDLSFKYLYPNRYAVLSKALKVARGNRREVVSKILEAIKQRLEENHIKAEVRGREKHLYGIYQKMQSKSLAFAQVLDIYGFRVLVEDIPSCYVALGVLHGLYKPFPGRFKDYIAIPKANGYQSLHTALFGPFGTPIEVQIRTHEMNKLAESGVASHWLYKTSEAQINDLHQKTHQWLQSLLESLAQSGDSVEFLEHLKVDLFPDEVYVFSPKGKIYALPRGATAVDFAYSVHTDIGNRCVAAKVNAELVPLRTELHNGDRVEIVTATLAHPNPAWLSYVVTSKARGEIRHALKTMHLEESAKLGERLLGQALGSLGFKLQDVPEICWERVLKENGAKSRQEIFADIGLGRRLNMVIARQLARINEGDHSRAEANSSGIVTLFGNEGMAVQYAKCCRPIPGDPIIGVIKSGQGLVVHTHDCPSLRKGRGSSEEWMDVVWDKNISKLFDVSIKLIVANQRGVLAKVAAAISDAESNIENVHFTSEGEYTALYFTLQVNNRQHLANVMRSLRRIQEVIRITRVKNIPA, encoded by the coding sequence ATGCCACAAGCAGATGCTGACACCCTGCTCCAGGAGGTCTCCGCCTATCTGAAACCCCAGGACGTAGCGCAGATCGAAGCTGCGCTCGCCTTCAGCCGCACCGCACACCAGGGCCAGCTGCGCCAGTCGGGCGACCCTTACGTCACCCACCCCATCGCCGTCGCCCGCATCCTGACCCCGCTGCACCTCGACACGCAGGCCATCATCGCCGCCCTGCTGCACGACGTCGCGGAAGACACCAGCGTCACCATCGAACAGATCGGCGAACAGTTCGGCAAGCCCGTGGCCGAGCTGGTGGACGGTCTGAGCAAACTGGACAAGCTGCAGTTCGAGACCAAGGAAGACGCGCAAGCGGAGAACTTCCGCAAGATGCTGATGGCGATGGCGCGCGATGTGCGCGTGATCCTGATCAAGCTCGCCGACCGCCTGCACAACATGCGCACGCTGGATTCGGTCTCGCGGGAAAAAAGCGAACGCATCGCGCGCGAAACGATGGACATCTATGCCCCCATTGCCAATCGCCTGGGACTCAACACGCTGTACCAGGAACTGGAAGACCTCAGCTTCAAATACCTGTACCCGAACCGCTATGCGGTGCTGTCGAAAGCGCTCAAGGTCGCGCGCGGCAACCGGCGCGAAGTGGTCAGCAAGATACTGGAAGCGATCAAGCAGCGACTGGAAGAAAACCATATCAAGGCGGAAGTGCGCGGCCGCGAGAAGCACCTTTACGGCATCTACCAGAAGATGCAGTCCAAATCGCTGGCTTTCGCCCAGGTGCTCGACATCTACGGTTTCCGCGTGCTGGTGGAAGACATTCCCTCGTGCTATGTCGCCTTGGGCGTGCTGCACGGGTTGTATAAACCCTTCCCCGGCCGTTTCAAGGATTACATCGCCATCCCCAAGGCGAACGGCTACCAGTCGCTGCATACCGCACTGTTCGGACCGTTCGGCACCCCCATCGAGGTGCAGATACGCACCCACGAGATGAACAAGCTGGCGGAAAGCGGCGTCGCCTCGCACTGGCTGTACAAGACCTCCGAAGCGCAGATCAACGACCTGCACCAGAAGACGCACCAGTGGCTGCAGAGCCTGCTCGAGAGCCTGGCGCAGAGCGGCGATTCGGTCGAGTTCCTGGAACACCTGAAGGTCGACCTGTTCCCGGACGAAGTCTATGTCTTCTCGCCCAAAGGCAAGATCTACGCGCTGCCGCGCGGCGCCACCGCAGTCGATTTCGCCTACAGCGTGCACACCGACATCGGTAACCGCTGCGTCGCCGCCAAGGTGAATGCCGAGCTCGTTCCCCTGCGCACCGAGTTGCACAACGGCGACCGCGTCGAGATCGTCACCGCCACGCTCGCGCATCCGAACCCGGCCTGGCTGAGCTATGTCGTCACCAGCAAGGCGCGCGGCGAGATCCGCCATGCGCTGAAGACCATGCACCTGGAAGAATCGGCCAAGCTCGGCGAACGACTGCTCGGCCAGGCGCTCGGTTCGCTCGGCTTCAAGCTGCAGGACGTCCCGGAGATATGCTGGGAGCGCGTGCTGAAGGAGAACGGCGCCAAATCGCGCCAGGAGATCTTCGCCGACATCGGGCTGGGCCGCCGGCTGAACATGGTGATCGCGCGCCAGCTCGCCCGCATCAACGAAGGCGACCACAGCCGGGCCGAAGCCAACTCCAGCGGCATCGTCACCCTGTTCGGCAACGAAGGCATGGCCGTGCAGTACGCCAAGTGTTGCCGCCCGATTCCCGGCGACCCCATCATCGGCGTCATCAAGAGCGGGCAGGGGCTGGTTGTCCACACCCACGACTGCCCTTCCTTGCGCAAGGGCCGTGGCAGCAGCGAAGAATGGATGGACGTGGTGTGGGACAAGAACATCAGCAAGCTGTTCGATGTCAGCATCAAGCTGATCGTGGCCAACCAGCGCGGCGTGCTGGCCAAGGTCGCCGCCGCCATCTCCGACGCCGAATCCAACATCGAGAACGTCCACTTCACCAGCGAAGGCGAATACACTGCACTCTACTTCACGCTGCAGGTGAACAACCGCCAGCACCTGGCCAACGTCATGCGCAGCCTGCGCAGGATCCAGGAAGTGATACGCATCACGCGCGTGAAGAACATCCCTGCATGA
- the rpoZ gene encoding DNA-directed RNA polymerase subunit omega — MARITVEDCMKHIPNRFELTLAAAYRARQLANGAGYLVENSKDKATVVALREISEGKVGIEILNRGMA, encoded by the coding sequence ATGGCACGCATCACCGTCGAAGATTGCATGAAGCATATCCCCAACCGTTTCGAACTGACCCTGGCCGCCGCCTACCGTGCACGCCAGCTGGCCAACGGCGCCGGCTACCTGGTGGAGAACAGCAAGGACAAGGCCACCGTCGTCGCCCTGCGCGAGATCAGCGAGGGCAAGGTCGGCATCGAAATACTGAATCGCGGCATGGCCTGA
- the gmk gene encoding guanylate kinase has translation MSGNLFIISAPSGAGKTSLVSALLKGNTQIALSISYTTRAPRPGETDGKDYHFVSRDTFLQMAKRGDFLESAEVYGNLYGTSQPWIEKELASGRDILLEIDWQGAEQVRRLMPHAVSIFILPPSLAALESRLNGRGQDSAEVIARRLQAAQEDISHVAEFDYVIINDKLDEALRQLEAVIIAVGLQRDSQLARHATLINQFHQ, from the coding sequence ATGTCCGGCAATCTTTTCATCATCAGCGCCCCTTCGGGAGCGGGCAAGACCAGCCTGGTCAGCGCCCTGCTCAAGGGCAATACGCAGATTGCGCTATCCATCTCCTACACCACGCGCGCACCGCGTCCCGGCGAAACGGACGGCAAGGACTACCACTTCGTCAGCCGCGACACCTTCCTGCAGATGGCGAAGCGCGGCGATTTCCTGGAAAGCGCAGAAGTCTACGGCAACCTGTACGGCACTTCGCAGCCGTGGATAGAGAAGGAACTGGCCTCAGGGCGCGACATCCTGCTGGAGATCGACTGGCAGGGCGCGGAGCAGGTGCGCAGGCTGATGCCGCATGCCGTCTCCATCTTCATCCTGCCGCCCTCGCTGGCGGCGCTGGAGAGCCGTCTGAACGGGCGGGGACAGGACAGCGCCGAGGTGATCGCCCGCCGCCTGCAGGCCGCGCAGGAGGACATCTCGCATGTCGCGGAGTTCGACTATGTTATCATCAACGACAAGCTGGACGAGGCATTGCGGCAGCTCGAGGCGGTGATCATCGCGGTCGGGTTGCAGCGCGACAGCCAACTCGCTCGTCACGCAACCCTCATCAATCAATTTCACCAATAG
- a CDS encoding YicC/YloC family endoribonuclease, with protein sequence MIYSMTGFASVAVELDSGSLTLELRSVNHRYLDLQLRMPDELRTQEPALREAIAAQIGRGKVECRINLASRQSEQEPARLNQVMVQQLALWSVQVREMLPDARELSVNDVLRWNGVLASPALSADALLDALRNLLAKALQDFAAARQREGEKLKDFLLERVAQIENLRLAVAPRIPGAIAAYEAKLRTRLLEALGSEDDERVRQEITLYASKIDVDEELSRLQTHLAEVRRVLDKGGAVGKRLDFLMQELHREANTLGSKSVDAEVSRSAMEIKILIEQMREQVQNIE encoded by the coding sequence ATGATCTACAGCATGACCGGTTTTGCCTCCGTCGCCGTCGAACTGGACTCCGGCTCGCTTACTCTGGAACTGCGCTCCGTCAACCACCGCTACCTGGACCTGCAACTGCGCATGCCGGACGAGCTGCGTACGCAGGAACCCGCCCTGCGCGAAGCCATCGCCGCACAGATCGGTCGCGGCAAGGTGGAATGCCGCATCAACCTGGCCTCGCGCCAGTCCGAACAGGAGCCGGCCCGGCTGAACCAGGTCATGGTGCAGCAACTGGCACTGTGGAGCGTGCAGGTGCGCGAAATGCTGCCGGATGCGCGCGAACTTTCGGTCAACGACGTGCTGCGCTGGAACGGCGTGCTGGCAAGCCCGGCGCTCTCCGCCGATGCCTTGCTTGACGCGTTGCGCAACCTGCTGGCCAAGGCCCTGCAGGATTTCGCCGCCGCGCGCCAGCGCGAAGGCGAGAAGCTCAAGGACTTCCTGCTGGAACGGGTGGCGCAGATCGAAAACCTGCGCCTGGCCGTGGCCCCGCGCATCCCCGGCGCCATCGCCGCTTACGAGGCCAAGCTGCGCACGCGCCTGCTCGAAGCGCTGGGCAGCGAGGACGACGAGCGCGTGCGCCAGGAGATCACGCTCTACGCCAGCAAGATCGACGTGGACGAGGAACTTTCCCGCCTGCAGACCCATCTTGCCGAGGTACGGCGCGTGCTGGACAAAGGCGGCGCGGTCGGCAAACGCCTCGACTTCCTGATGCAGGAACTGCACCGGGAAGCCAATACGCTCGGCTCGAAATCCGTCGATGCCGAGGTCTCGCGCAGCGCGATGGAGATCAAGATCCTCATCGAGCAGATGCGCGAACAGGTACAGAACATCGAATAG
- a CDS encoding PP2C family serine/threonine-protein phosphatase, with protein sequence MKFAVHQANHIGGRKYNQDRVGYAYTNDALLLVLADGMGGHLHGEIAAQIAVHTFMRAFARLEQARVKEPEVFLRATMRAGHDAIFDYARAENLGGNPGTTCVAALVQDGQIWWAHAGDSRCYLLRGNAVANVTHDHSVVQQWADWGIISPDEMKTHPDRNKITNCLGGVEDMFYVDVAPPIAAQSGDTLLLCSDGFWSPLTDEEMARLSSVPVLAERLDELIDMAVYREGARADNTTAVVARLGDGEGEHATDVPVCVMLDERPAPRNF encoded by the coding sequence ATGAAGTTCGCAGTCCATCAGGCCAACCACATCGGCGGTCGCAAGTACAACCAGGACCGGGTGGGATATGCCTATACCAATGACGCGCTGCTGCTGGTGCTGGCTGACGGCATGGGCGGCCATCTGCATGGCGAGATCGCCGCGCAGATCGCCGTGCATACCTTCATGCGCGCGTTCGCCCGCCTGGAACAGGCGCGGGTGAAGGAGCCGGAGGTATTCCTGCGCGCCACCATGCGCGCCGGGCACGATGCCATCTTCGACTATGCGCGCGCGGAGAATCTTGGCGGCAATCCCGGCACCACCTGTGTCGCCGCGCTGGTACAGGACGGGCAGATCTGGTGGGCGCACGCCGGTGATTCGCGCTGCTACCTGCTGCGCGGCAACGCGGTGGCGAACGTCACGCACGACCATTCCGTGGTGCAGCAGTGGGCGGACTGGGGCATCATCAGCCCGGACGAGATGAAGACCCACCCCGACCGCAACAAGATCACCAATTGCCTGGGCGGCGTGGAAGACATGTTCTATGTCGACGTCGCCCCGCCGATCGCCGCCCAGTCCGGCGATACGCTGCTGCTGTGCAGCGATGGCTTCTGGAGCCCGCTGACCGACGAGGAGATGGCCAGGCTGTCGTCCGTGCCCGTGCTGGCGGAGCGGCTGGATGAATTGATCGACATGGCCGTGTACCGCGAAGGGGCGCGAGCCGACAATACCACTGCCGTAGTGGCCCGCCTGGGCGATGGCGAGGGGGAGCATGCCACCGACGTGCCGGTCTGCGTCATGCTGGACGAGCGTCCCGCGCCAAGGAACTTCTGA
- the rph gene encoding ribonuclease PH, with product MRPSQRKPDQLRAIRITRHYTRHAEGSVLIECGDTKVICTASVEERVPPHKKGSGEGWVTAEYGMLPRSTGERMQREAAKGKQSGRTQEIQRLIGRSLRAVVDLGKLGERTVTLDCDVIQADGGTRTASITGAFVALHDAVSGLMQKGLVKENPLKEAVAAISVGIYQGTPVLDLDYVEDSACDTDMNVVMLGSGHFVEVQGTAEGHPFSREEMDTLLELAKHGIGQLVEMQRKALQG from the coding sequence ATGCGTCCCAGCCAGCGTAAGCCGGATCAGCTGCGTGCTATCCGCATCACCCGCCATTACACCAGGCATGCCGAAGGTTCGGTGCTGATCGAGTGCGGCGACACCAAGGTCATCTGCACCGCCAGCGTGGAAGAGCGCGTGCCGCCGCACAAGAAGGGCAGCGGCGAAGGCTGGGTGACCGCGGAATACGGCATGTTGCCGCGCTCCACCGGCGAACGCATGCAGCGCGAAGCGGCCAAGGGCAAGCAGTCCGGGCGCACGCAGGAGATCCAGCGCCTGATCGGGCGCAGCCTGCGCGCCGTGGTCGATCTCGGCAAGCTCGGCGAGCGCACTGTCACGCTCGACTGCGACGTGATCCAGGCCGACGGCGGCACGCGCACCGCCAGCATCACCGGTGCCTTCGTTGCGCTGCACGATGCGGTAAGCGGCCTGATGCAAAAAGGCCTGGTGAAGGAGAACCCGCTCAAGGAGGCCGTCGCCGCCATTTCGGTCGGCATCTACCAGGGCACGCCGGTGCTCGACCTCGACTATGTCGAAGACTCCGCCTGCGACACCGACATGAACGTGGTGATGCTGGGCAGCGGCCATTTCGTCGAAGTGCAGGGCACGGCGGAAGGCCATCCGTTTTCGCGCGAGGAGATGGATACCCTGCTGGAGCTGGCGAAGCACGGCATCGGGCAACTGGTGGAGATGCAGCGCAAGGCGCTGCAAGGCTGA
- the rdgB gene encoding RdgB/HAM1 family non-canonical purine NTP pyrophosphatase, which produces MKKLVIASNNPGKLREFQRMLAPLGIEVLTQAQLGISEAEEPHCTFVENALAKARHVSRESGLPALADDSGICVEALGGAPGVISARYAGDNPKSDVRNNEKLLREMQGVADRRAHYYCVLVLVRHADDPQPLIAEGEWHGEIFHEERGDGGFGYDPMFWLPQFGKTAAELTHDEKAQISHRAKALQVLMQRFPRA; this is translated from the coding sequence ATGAAGAAACTGGTCATCGCATCGAACAACCCGGGCAAGCTGCGCGAATTCCAGCGCATGCTGGCCCCGCTTGGCATCGAGGTGCTGACGCAGGCGCAGCTCGGCATTTCCGAGGCCGAAGAGCCGCACTGTACTTTCGTCGAGAACGCGCTGGCCAAAGCACGCCATGTCAGCCGCGAAAGCGGCCTGCCGGCGCTGGCCGACGACTCCGGTATCTGCGTCGAAGCGCTGGGCGGTGCGCCCGGCGTGATCTCCGCGCGCTATGCGGGAGACAATCCGAAATCCGACGTGCGCAACAACGAAAAGCTGCTGCGCGAGATGCAGGGCGTGGCCGACCGCCGCGCGCATTATTACTGCGTGCTGGTGCTGGTGCGCCATGCCGACGATCCGCAACCGCTGATCGCCGAGGGCGAATGGCACGGCGAGATATTCCATGAAGAACGCGGCGATGGCGGCTTCGGCTACGACCCGATGTTCTGGCTGCCGCAGTTCGGCAAGACGGCGGCGGAGCTGACGCACGACGAGAAGGCGCAGATCAGTCATCGCGCCAAGGCGCTGCAGGTGCTGATGCAGCGCTTCCCGCGCGCATGA